The stretch of DNA CGCGGACGACCTCTCCTTCGCCGGGCAGGCGGGATACGACCGCTCCATCGTGTCGGCCGAGCAGCTCGACGACCCCGCCGCCGGTCCCGTCGTCGCCGTCGACGGCAGCACCGTCCTCGTCGCCGACACCGCCTCGACCGACCTCTCCGATGCCGTCTTCGCGCTCGGCAGCGCCGACGGCCGGTTCACCGCGAGCCGCGCCGCCGCGTCGCTCGCGGTGTCGGCGCAGGACAGCGGCAGCGGCGCCCTTCTGCTGCCGCTCAGCCGCTCGGCCTCGACGACGACCGACATCGAAGGCGCGCTGAGGGCCATGCTCGCTCTCCCGTGGCTCGCCTCGGTGAACTTCGAGTCCCTGGTCGCGTCGCCCGGTCCTGACACCGCCCTCGCACCCCTCGAGGATCCGCGTGTGGAGACCGCGAGGACCCTGCTCGCCGAAGAGGCGGCGGTGTCGTCGTTCTCCAGCGTGCTGGCCCAGCCCGACCTGCTGACCGGCGCAGCCCGCCTCGACCTGATGACGGCGCTCGGCGCCGGCTGGGCCGACGATCCCGACGGCTGGCGCACCGCGGTGGGCACTCTCCGCAGCCGCACCAGCGAGATCCTCGGCGCGATCTCGATCGACCCGAGCAGCCAGATCAACGTCGCCGGCTTCACCGCCGACACCCCGATCTACATCTCCAATGCGCTGCCCTACCCGGTCACAGTCCAGGTCCAGCCGCGCTCCAGCAACGGACGTCTCGTCATCTCGGGCGCCACCGCGACGATCGACGCCGGTTCCACCCAGCGCGTGCCGCTGCAGGCCCGCGCGATCGGAAACGGCCGAGTCACCGTCGAGGTGCGCATGACCAGCCCGACGGGGGTGGAGATCGGGACCACCCGCTTCATCCAGCTCGACGTGCAGCCGTATTGGGAGACCGCCGGCATCGCCGTCATGGGCGTGCTGGTCGCCGGGCTGCTCGGCTTCGGCACCTATCGCAGCATCCGCCGCCGGCGCTCCGCCACCGCGGCGGCGCCCGCCGGAGACGACGGCGCGGGCGACCCGGCGGACCGGACGTGAGCGGTATCGGGAGGGCGAGCGCCTTCCTCGCCTCGGGCACCGTCGTCTCGCGGCTGCTCGGATTCGTCAAGATCTTCGTGCTCGCCCAGGCGATCGGCGTCGTGAGCGTCAGCGGCGACGCGTTCAGCACCGCGACGATGGTGCCGAACAGCATCTACGCCATCATCGGCGGCGGTCTGCTGAGCGCCATCCTGGTACCGCAGATCGTCCGAGCGAGCAGGGCGGAGGACGGCGGCGCCGCCTACATCAACAAGTTGGTCACCGCCGCTCTCGTCGCATTCATCGTGGTGACCGTCATCGCGACGGCGTGCGCTCCTCTGCTGGTGTCGCTGTTCGGGGCCAAGAGCGCGGGGCTCGCCACCGCCTTCGCCTACTGGAGCATCCCGCAGGTCTTCTTCCTCGGTCTCTACGCCGTCCTCGGCGAGGTCCTCAACGCCCGCCGCTCCTTCGGTCCGTTCACCTGGGCACCGGTCGCCAACAACATCGTCGGCATCGGCGCTACCCTCGCCTTCATCGCCCTGTACGGCTCCGACGCGGGCGGGCTCCGCACCGCCGGGGAGTGGACCCCGGACATGGCCGCCGTCCTCGCCGGAGGCGCGACCCTCGGCATCGCCGCGCAGGCCCTTCTGCTGTTCTTCTTCTGGCGCCGGATCGGGCTGCACTACCGCCCCGACTTCCGCTGGCGCGGTGTCGGCCTCCGCTCGGCTGGCACCGCCGCGGGATGGACGCTCGGGATGCTGATCGCCACCCAGGTCGCCGGAATCATTGAGACCCGGGTCGCGAACATCGCGTCCGGCGATGGAGCCAGCGTCTTCGCCCTCTCCACCGCCTGGCTCATCTTCATGCTGCCGCACTCCATCATCACCGTCTCGGTGGTGACCGCCTTCTACACGCGGATGAGCGAGCACGCGGCCCGCGACGACATCGCCGCGCTGAAGCGGGACGCCGCGCTCGCCCTTCGGTCGGTGTCGGTGCTGCTGGTTCTCGCCTCCGCCGGAGTCGTCGTCGTGGCCATGCCCTTCGCCCGCGTCTTCACCACCTCATTCGGCGATGTGTCGCAGCTGGCCGCCGTCGTCATGGCCTACGGGGTCGGTCTCGTCCCGTTCTCGCTCCTCTTCGTCGTGCAACGGGTGTTCTACTCGCTCGGCGACACCCGCACTCCCTTCGTGTTCACGATCGTGCAGGTGATCGTGGTCATCGCCGGCGTGCTCGGCTGCGCCCTCCTCCCTGGAGACCGCATCGCCGTCGGGATCGCCGCCGTCGTCTCCGGAGCGACCCTGATCCAGCTGATCGTCGCGTCCGTCCTGCTGCACCGTCGCATCGGCTGGGCGGCAGTGGGGGTGCCTCGCGCCCTGCTCACCGACCTCGGAGCGGCGCTTCCGGCCGCCGTCGCCGGATACCTCCTTCTCGTCCAGCTCGGCGGCACGACGTCGTCGGGATTCGCGATGAGCTCGATCCCCGCCGCCATCGCCACGATGATCGCAGTCGGAGCCGCGATGAGCGTCGTCTACGGGCTGTTCCTGGTGGTCCTGCGGTCACCGGAACTCCGAACCGTGCTCGCCGTGCTGCCCGGTCGTCGGCGACCCTGAGAGAGCCCCGCACCCGGCCCGGGGTGTGGAATAGGCGGTCGGTAGAATCCGTTTCATCGGGTGGGTCCGAGAGGGCCCTGATCCCCGGCCGCGAGGCCGTCGGGACAAGTGGTTCAGAACAAGGAGTTCGCATGCGTCAGATGATCATCATCGGATCGGGCCCTGCCGGGTTCACCGCCGCTGTCTACGCGGCGCGCGCGGAGCTCGAGCCGCTCGTGATCGCCAGCTCGGTCGAGATCGGCGGTGAGCTGATGAACACCACCGAGGTCGAGAACTTCCCTGGATTCCCCGAGGGCATCATGGGGCCCGACCTGATGGAGAAGATGCAGGCCCAAGCCGAGCGCTTCGGCGCCGAGATCGTCTACGACGACGTCACCTCCGTCGACCTGACCGGCGAGGTCAAGAAGGTCACGCTCGGCTCCGGCGAGGTCCACGAGGCCCTCTCCGTCATCGTCGCGACCGGATCCGCCTACCGCAAGCTCGGCCTCGAGCACGAGGACCGCCTGAGCGGCTACGGCATCTCCTGGTGCGCCACCTGCGACGGGGCGTTCTTCCGCAAGCACGAGATCGCCGTCGTCGGCGGTGGCGACTCCGCGATGGAGGAGGCCAACTTCCTCACCCGCTTCGCCGACAAGGTCTACGTGATCCACCGTCGCGACTCGCTGCGCGCATCGAAGATCATGCAGCAGCGCTCGTTCGACAACCCGAAGATCGAGTTCCTCTGGAACAGCGAGGTCGCCGCCATCCACGGCGACACCCAGCTGAGCGGACTTACCCTCCGCGACACCCAGGACGGCAGCGAGCGCGAGCTCGAGGTCACCGGCCTGTTCATCGCAGTCGGCAACGACCCGCGGGTGCACCTGTTCCACCAGCAGCTCGACCTCACCGTCGAGGGCACCATCGCGGTCGAGGGGCGCTCGTCGAAGACGAACCTGCCCGGTGTGTTCGCCGCCGGCGACGTGATCGACCCGACCTACCGTCAGGCCGTCACCGCTGCCGCATCGGGCACCGTCGCCGCCCTCGACGCCGAGCACTACCTCGCGTCGCTGCCCGAGGAGCTCCTGAAGAGCGCGGTCGGCGCCGTCGACGAGGGATCCGCTCCCGTCGCGGGCAGCACCGTCGACACCGAGGGCGAGCTCGTCGCCCGCGCGTAACCTTCCGAACCATCGCCGTGCAGGGCACGGCTATACACTGAGCCAGTCGCAAGGAGAGAAATACACATGTCCAGCCTCAAAGAGGTTTCCGACCAGACGTTCGACCAGGACGTCCTGAACTCGGGCAAGACCGTCATCGTCGACTTCTGGGCCGAATGGTGCGGCCCCTGTCGTGCGGTGGGCCCGATCCTCGAGCAGATCGCCGTCGAGAACAGCGACAAGATCGAGATCGTCAAGCTCAACGTCGATGACAACCCTCAGACGGCGGCGAAGTACCACATCACCTCCATCCCCGCGATGAAGGTGTATCAGGGCGGCGAGGTCGTGAAGAGCGTCATCGGCGCGAAGCCCAAGCCTGCACTCGAGTCGGAACTGGCAGCATTCCTGGCCTGACCGACGGTAGCTTTCGACCCGCTCGGCATCAGCCGAGCGGGTCTTTTCTTTTCTATCCGCCCACTATCGTCGTGAAGAGGCCCTGCGGTCAGCCCGCAGGCCCTTCGCCTGAATCGAGGAGACCGTGTCCGACACCGCCGGCAGTCGTGGAACCAATCTCGACCCCTGGTACGACCTCTACGCAGAGCGCACGTCCGGTCTCGCGGCATCCGAGGTGCGTGCGCTCTTCGCCGTCGCATCGCGGCCCGAAGTGGTCTCCCTCGCCGGTGGCATGCCCTATGTCTCCGCACTGCCGGATTCCCTGATCAGGGGCGCTTTTTCCAGCGTGATGACGGATGTGGGCCCGACGGCGCTGCAGTATGGCTCGGGGCAGGGC from Herbiconiux sp. L3-i23 encodes:
- a CDS encoding DUF6049 family protein codes for the protein MLAAAVVATITMLSGFVAAPAATAADGSLGLVFAPENSGLSRPGEPLVVSGTVTNQSDRPLAPSVIEVGVVADTVGRDGLDEAYAEPAGARTEMIATIETPPLPVAGSAQLSVTVPPETLDAVLAGTGWGAHPVVTSVQGDSENASVSALVRLDGEGPRAEISIVLPITAPPGVDGIIAAETLEEYTGPSGVLTRKLDAAADPRVALALDPRILASIRVLGTRAPASAVEWLQRLESLSNEVFPLQYGDADVSLERAAGSPSVLQPTSFASVLDPADFPAGPATPTPTQTGTPTPTPSVSPTEGAPQPTLPTVDELFAFDYTATDIAWPAAGIVGADDLSFAGQAGYDRSIVSAEQLDDPAAGPVVAVDGSTVLVADTASTDLSDAVFALGSADGRFTASRAAASLAVSAQDSGSGALLLPLSRSASTTTDIEGALRAMLALPWLASVNFESLVASPGPDTALAPLEDPRVETARTLLAEEAAVSSFSSVLAQPDLLTGAARLDLMTALGAGWADDPDGWRTAVGTLRSRTSEILGAISIDPSSQINVAGFTADTPIYISNALPYPVTVQVQPRSSNGRLVISGATATIDAGSTQRVPLQARAIGNGRVTVEVRMTSPTGVEIGTTRFIQLDVQPYWETAGIAVMGVLVAGLLGFGTYRSIRRRRSATAAAPAGDDGAGDPADRT
- the murJ gene encoding murein biosynthesis integral membrane protein MurJ, which encodes MSGIGRASAFLASGTVVSRLLGFVKIFVLAQAIGVVSVSGDAFSTATMVPNSIYAIIGGGLLSAILVPQIVRASRAEDGGAAYINKLVTAALVAFIVVTVIATACAPLLVSLFGAKSAGLATAFAYWSIPQVFFLGLYAVLGEVLNARRSFGPFTWAPVANNIVGIGATLAFIALYGSDAGGLRTAGEWTPDMAAVLAGGATLGIAAQALLLFFFWRRIGLHYRPDFRWRGVGLRSAGTAAGWTLGMLIATQVAGIIETRVANIASGDGASVFALSTAWLIFMLPHSIITVSVVTAFYTRMSEHAARDDIAALKRDAALALRSVSVLLVLASAGVVVVAMPFARVFTTSFGDVSQLAAVVMAYGVGLVPFSLLFVVQRVFYSLGDTRTPFVFTIVQVIVVIAGVLGCALLPGDRIAVGIAAVVSGATLIQLIVASVLLHRRIGWAAVGVPRALLTDLGAALPAAVAGYLLLVQLGGTTSSGFAMSSIPAAIATMIAVGAAMSVVYGLFLVVLRSPELRTVLAVLPGRRRP
- the trxB gene encoding thioredoxin-disulfide reductase; translation: MRQMIIIGSGPAGFTAAVYAARAELEPLVIASSVEIGGELMNTTEVENFPGFPEGIMGPDLMEKMQAQAERFGAEIVYDDVTSVDLTGEVKKVTLGSGEVHEALSVIVATGSAYRKLGLEHEDRLSGYGISWCATCDGAFFRKHEIAVVGGGDSAMEEANFLTRFADKVYVIHRRDSLRASKIMQQRSFDNPKIEFLWNSEVAAIHGDTQLSGLTLRDTQDGSERELEVTGLFIAVGNDPRVHLFHQQLDLTVEGTIAVEGRSSKTNLPGVFAAGDVIDPTYRQAVTAAASGTVAALDAEHYLASLPEELLKSAVGAVDEGSAPVAGSTVDTEGELVARA
- the trxA gene encoding thioredoxin, whose protein sequence is MSSLKEVSDQTFDQDVLNSGKTVIVDFWAEWCGPCRAVGPILEQIAVENSDKIEIVKLNVDDNPQTAAKYHITSIPAMKVYQGGEVVKSVIGAKPKPALESELAAFLA